Genomic window (Planctomicrobium piriforme):
ATGTGCGGCGTCTGACGGTGCGAGCCGAAGCGCTTCCTCTGCTGCCTGTAACGCTCCCTTGAAGTCCCCCGTCTCTTCGAGCAGGGCTGAGAGGTTGTCATGCAGATATGCCTCTTTGGGGGCGGACTGAATCGCCACTCGCAGTTGCTGTGCTGCCTCGTCCGGCCGCTTCAACTGAAACAGCAGCATTGCCGCCTGATTGCGAAGATCGGGATTCCCCGGTTCCATCTCCGTGGCCGTAAGCAACTCTTTCAAAGCTGCGGCAGGGTCACCGAGCCCTCCGTACACCTGTGCCAGTTCGAGCCGGGTGGGGAGATGGTCCGGCTGCAGTGTCCGCATCTGCTCGTAATACTTTTGGGCTTCTTCGAGTTTTCCTTCCGCCCGAGACACCCTGGCGCGGTTGACCACCGCCCGGGGATTTCTCGGGTCGATGCGGAGCGCGGCGTCCAGCAGCGGTGCAGCTGAGTCCGGGCGTTGCTGCTCGATGTACAGCAGCGCGAGATTCGTCAGCGCCAGGTCATTCATCGGATGGAGCTGAATCGCCTTCAAGAAGTGGAGTTCGGCTTCCTTGTAGTTTCGCTGGGCATAGCGCTCCGTCGCCAGATTGCCGTGTGCGAGCCAGTTGTTTGGATCGAGTTGAATGACCCGTTCGAACAACGTCGACGTGTCTTTCCAGTAGCCGACCTGAATCACCGTTAGCCAGGTACACACCACAACGGCCGTTGCCGCCAGCGTGCCAGCGACGGCTCTTTTTGCCGACATCTGCTCCAGCCAGGCCCACGTCTGCCAGACAATCAGGATGAATAACCCCAAATGCGGCACATACGCGTACCGATCGGCATACGCCTGCAAGCCCACCTGCAGCAGACCGATCACTGGCAGCAGGGAGATAAAGAACCACATCCCACCCACGAAGACCCAGGGGCGTTTTCGCACGCTGGCCAGAATCCAGCCGAGAAACAGCAAAAGCACAATCGCTTCCAGCGTCACCCACACCGCCGGTAGCGCCTGCGTTGTATGCAAGTAGTGGACGCACAGCCGCGTCGGCAGAAACGTCTTCAGCAGATACCACGCATACGCCTGAATGACGTTCGCCAATCGCGCTGTGATCGGCAGATCGTTCAGTCCCGCAACGGCCGCCGTGTGGGCTTGGGCCATGATCGTGACAACGGCGGTCGCCCCGGCCATCAGGAAGACCGGCAGCTTCTCGATAAGAACCCATTTCAACGAGCGCTGCGAAACACTTGCCGCTGCAGACCAGTTGGCACAACGTCGCAGCGGCCAGTAATCAACCAGCAGAAGAAGAAGCGGCAGCGTCACCAGCATGGGCTTCGACAACAAGCCCGCCGCGGCAGCGAATAGAAACATCAGGTACGTCGCCACCGCAGGTCGCCCCGCATACCATCCATACGCCAGCAGCGCCGCCAGCAGCCAGAACGTGCTCAGCACGTCTTTACGTTCCGCGATCCAGGCGACCGACTCCACATGCAGCGGATGCACGGCAAACAGAGCCGCAGCGATGCCGCAGCGTCCGTCAGTGCCTGGGCCGGTTGTATTTCTCAACCACCAGAAGAACAGCAGCACGTTGGCACAGTGCAGCAGCAGGTTCGTCAGATGAAACGTTAATGGACTTACGCCGAAGAGCGCGGCGTCCAGTTGCAGCGACATCCACGTCGCCGGCATCCAGTTCCCCATGTCGAACGTCGTCC
Coding sequences:
- a CDS encoding tetratricopeptide repeat protein; amino-acid sequence: MTAPVETRRRISLPAWLIAVGLVLLTCLAYFGVTRNGFVNYDDGNYVFRNPHVLTGLSGDNLKYAWTTFDMGNWMPATWMSLQLDAALFGVSPLTFHLTNLLLHCANVLLFFWWLRNTTGPGTDGRCGIAAALFAVHPLHVESVAWIAERKDVLSTFWLLAALLAYGWYAGRPAVATYLMFLFAAAAGLLSKPMLVTLPLLLLLVDYWPLRRCANWSAAASVSQRSLKWVLIEKLPVFLMAGATAVVTIMAQAHTAAVAGLNDLPITARLANVIQAYAWYLLKTFLPTRLCVHYLHTTQALPAVWVTLEAIVLLLFLGWILASVRKRPWVFVGGMWFFISLLPVIGLLQVGLQAYADRYAYVPHLGLFILIVWQTWAWLEQMSAKRAVAGTLAATAVVVCTWLTVIQVGYWKDTSTLFERVIQLDPNNWLAHGNLATERYAQRNYKEAELHFLKAIQLHPMNDLALTNLALLYIEQQRPDSAAPLLDAALRIDPRNPRAVVNRARVSRAEGKLEEAQKYYEQMRTLQPDHLPTRLELAQVYGGLGDPAAALKELLTATEMEPGNPDLRNQAAMLLFQLKRPDEAAQQLRVAIQSAPKEAYLHDNLSALLEETGDFKGALQAAEEALRLAPSDAAHARVDQLRANAANQK